A genomic segment from Candidatus Cloacimonadota bacterium encodes:
- a CDS encoding carboxypeptidase regulatory-like domain-containing protein — translation MKKLITIAILVLTLALLSAGEFNEYYFRFELKDRSLLTNLGQMISIDKVEGFQVYAYANDNEWKAFLNTGLSYQLLPHPGINPNAIMANSKADMRAWDSYPTYEAYISMMYDFAQDYPNLCRIVDVGTTVGGRNILFAVISDNVQQREAEPRLMYTATMHGDETVGYILMLRLIDTLLAGYGTDPRLSNLVNNAEIWINPNANPDGTYYGGNSTVSNARRYNQNGYDLNRNFPDPNGSQYSGQPLQTETSLMMALGMQERFHLVANLHGGAEVVNYPWDHKYDLHVDDAWYQSISRAFATSAQNNSPSGYLDDLNNGITNGAEWYVTTGNRQDWTNYAARGREVTIELSNTKNPDASTLPDYWTYSYDALLGYLEQGLYGIHGIVKDAWNNPLPATISVLNHDDNLTTVESIAANGTFYRYLSPGSYDIKIATNGYDDIIVEDVVVSTGLATPLEVIFGTLPEVLELPLAAGWNQVSFNVLPENPADIISSISNLIQIKDMNSSYNPIMASQFNTLNTINPANAYYVKVSAPSVLHLEGTAAQGIDIPLKQGWNYIPYLPQESLSVQIALGSIINYVQDLRLGNLSWSASEITQMQPGKGYWVLVDQDCQLNYPE, via the coding sequence TGATTTCCATAGATAAAGTTGAAGGTTTTCAAGTTTACGCCTACGCCAACGACAATGAATGGAAGGCTTTTTTGAACACTGGCTTATCATACCAGCTTCTGCCTCATCCCGGCATCAATCCCAATGCCATAATGGCAAATAGCAAAGCGGATATGCGCGCTTGGGATAGCTATCCCACCTACGAAGCATACATCAGTATGATGTACGACTTTGCCCAAGATTATCCCAATCTGTGCCGCATTGTAGATGTCGGCACCACTGTGGGAGGACGCAATATTCTCTTTGCAGTTATATCAGATAACGTTCAACAAAGAGAAGCTGAACCACGCCTGATGTACACTGCCACCATGCACGGCGATGAAACAGTAGGCTATATTCTGATGCTACGCCTAATCGACACCTTACTTGCTGGCTATGGAACAGATCCCCGATTGAGCAATTTGGTAAATAATGCAGAGATATGGATAAACCCCAACGCAAATCCGGATGGAACGTATTATGGTGGCAATTCCACAGTATCAAATGCCCGCAGATACAACCAGAATGGTTATGACCTTAACCGCAATTTCCCCGATCCTAATGGTAGTCAGTACAGCGGACAGCCGCTTCAGACGGAAACTTCGCTGATGATGGCACTGGGAATGCAAGAGCGCTTTCATCTGGTGGCAAATTTACACGGTGGTGCAGAGGTGGTAAATTATCCTTGGGACCATAAATATGATTTGCACGTGGATGACGCTTGGTACCAAAGCATTAGCCGAGCATTCGCTACCAGTGCACAAAACAACAGTCCTTCCGGATATTTAGATGACCTGAATAACGGCATTACCAACGGCGCCGAATGGTACGTTACCACCGGTAACCGACAGGATTGGACAAATTACGCTGCTCGAGGCAGAGAAGTTACCATTGAGCTTTCCAATACCAAAAATCCCGATGCCAGTACCTTACCCGACTATTGGACTTATAGTTATGACGCATTATTGGGATATCTGGAACAAGGTTTATATGGCATTCACGGGATTGTAAAAGATGCTTGGAACAATCCGCTACCCGCTACTATAAGCGTTCTAAATCATGACGATAATCTCACCACTGTGGAGAGCATCGCCGCTAACGGTACTTTTTACCGCTATCTTAGCCCCGGAAGCTACGATATTAAGATTGCTACCAACGGTTACGACGACATTATCGTTGAAGATGTGGTGGTAAGTACTGGTTTAGCTACGCCCTTAGAAGTTATATTTGGAACCTTGCCCGAAGTATTGGAGCTTCCTTTGGCTGCAGGCTGGAATCAAGTAAGCTTTAATGTGTTGCCGGAAAATCCCGCAGATATCATTAGCTCGATATCCAATCTTATCCAAATTAAAGACATGAACTCAAGCTACAATCCCATCATGGCAAGCCAATTCAATACTCTAAATACAATTAATCCTGCAAATGCTTACTACGTTAAGGTTTCCGCACCAAGCGTGCTCCACTTGGAAGGAACAGCAGCTCAGGGAATAGATATTCCACTAAAACAGGGATGGAACTACATTCCATATTTACCCCAAGAATCATTAAGCGTGCAAATTGCGTTAGGTTCCATTATTAATTATGTGCAAGACCTACGCTTGGGCAATCTATCCTGGTCAGCCTCCGAAATCACCCAAATGCAACCTGGAAAAGGCTATTGGGTTTTAGTAGATCAAGATTGTCAGCTAAACTATCCCGAATAG